In a single window of the Streptomyces cinnabarinus genome:
- a CDS encoding SCO2524 family protein has translation MQIKPRQHLLDIWQAMGRHSFEGGGWNWGQWGGESSVADAERLLCLLYPATEIPAFRLDDPDTTQDDVQQVLKKAGGRLDIPANLVTAAAEFMRAHTGEDKRPTFAGGYYFGSRDQTKELTEEQRQVDVVDSFSMSITLCLATLGFLKVYENKTRRTDIRETIAELRSATSTRLTAAMVGLLRSFTVNVFDTEAPQGQTLSELLGQGRLSQRQVLKKFQDRFRPLRAAIVESLQLGIDVQEGLKDESQLFECGWAWSLVKDAPEVETDDPVGPQPEGVANPVPYLYFTVVALDGIQDLFSDRTLTLGLLNSEQQKLAEALRLRWELTQQYWSRIARFDAERWPLEDIPWRTTGQRLESEYFSLSVAAILVHDLMRRRATDDDLNRTVTVMERLAERGRITSRMTMDDPMVHTLHNVGVALPLQGSERIGPPMTWSMTDFSAQLLKRTVQLCTLSRNLASHDRLLGLAESIFDHMWRRRIREGEGAGLWDNVHAAYPEADITKRRVPVSWSITERVTEVMVQAHQMYQQPPIRSLELIELAKALLSEAAHLLGNEQMEPAPKDDGRHGMTLRNIEVKLRRARALVDEQPGTSYSLALDVLGQLDALGRAREAAAQGV, from the coding sequence ATGCAGATCAAGCCACGCCAGCATCTGCTGGACATCTGGCAGGCGATGGGGCGTCACTCGTTCGAGGGCGGCGGGTGGAACTGGGGCCAATGGGGCGGCGAGAGCAGTGTCGCCGACGCGGAGCGGCTGCTCTGCCTGCTCTATCCGGCGACCGAGATTCCCGCCTTCCGGCTGGACGATCCGGACACCACCCAGGACGACGTCCAGCAAGTGCTGAAGAAGGCCGGCGGACGGCTGGACATTCCGGCCAACCTCGTCACGGCCGCCGCCGAGTTCATGCGCGCCCATACCGGTGAGGACAAGCGCCCCACCTTCGCGGGGGGCTACTACTTCGGCTCCCGCGACCAGACCAAGGAACTCACCGAGGAGCAGCGCCAGGTCGACGTCGTCGACTCCTTCTCGATGTCCATCACCCTGTGCCTGGCCACCCTCGGCTTCCTCAAGGTCTACGAGAACAAGACCCGGCGCACGGACATCCGCGAGACCATCGCCGAGCTGCGCTCCGCCACCAGCACCCGGCTCACCGCGGCCATGGTCGGCCTGCTGCGTTCCTTCACCGTCAACGTCTTCGACACCGAGGCCCCCCAGGGCCAGACCCTCTCCGAACTCCTCGGCCAGGGACGGCTGTCGCAGCGGCAGGTGCTGAAGAAGTTCCAGGACCGCTTCCGGCCGCTGCGGGCCGCGATCGTCGAGAGCCTCCAGCTCGGTATCGACGTCCAGGAGGGCCTGAAGGACGAGAGCCAGCTCTTCGAGTGCGGCTGGGCCTGGTCCCTGGTCAAGGACGCCCCCGAGGTCGAGACCGACGACCCCGTCGGACCGCAGCCCGAGGGCGTCGCCAACCCGGTGCCGTACCTGTACTTCACCGTGGTCGCCCTCGACGGCATCCAGGACCTGTTCTCCGACCGCACCCTCACCCTGGGCCTGCTCAACTCCGAACAGCAGAAGCTCGCCGAGGCGCTGCGCCTGCGCTGGGAACTGACCCAGCAGTACTGGTCCCGCATCGCCCGCTTCGACGCCGAGCGCTGGCCCCTGGAGGACATCCCCTGGCGCACCACCGGACAGCGCCTGGAATCCGAGTACTTCTCCCTCTCCGTCGCGGCCATCCTCGTGCACGACCTGATGCGCCGCCGGGCCACCGACGACGACCTCAACCGCACGGTCACCGTCATGGAGCGGCTCGCCGAACGCGGCCGTATCACCAGCCGGATGACGATGGACGACCCCATGGTCCACACCCTGCACAACGTGGGTGTCGCGCTGCCCCTCCAGGGCAGTGAGCGGATCGGGCCGCCGATGACCTGGTCCATGACCGACTTCTCCGCGCAGCTGCTGAAGCGGACCGTCCAACTGTGCACGCTCTCCCGCAACCTGGCCTCGCACGACCGGCTGCTCGGGCTCGCCGAGTCCATCTTCGACCACATGTGGCGCCGCCGGATCCGCGAGGGCGAAGGCGCCGGACTGTGGGACAACGTCCACGCCGCCTACCCCGAGGCCGACATCACCAAGCGGCGCGTACCGGTCTCCTGGAGCATCACCGAGCGGGTCACCGAGGTGATGGTGCAGGCCCACCAGATGTACCAGCAGCCGCCGATCCGCAGCCTCGAACTGATCGAGCTGGCCAAGGCGTTGCTCTCCGAGGCCGCCCATCTCCTCGGCAACGAACAGATGGAACCCGCGCCCAAGGACGACGGTCGGCACGGCATGACGCTGCGCAACATCGAGGTCAAACTGCGCCGCGCCCGCGCCCTGGTGGACGAACAGCCCGGCACCTCCTACTCGCTCGCCCTCGACGTCCTCGGACAGCTCGACGCCCTCGGCCGGGCGCGCGAGGCAGCGGCGCAGGGAGTGTGA
- a CDS encoding SCO2525 family SAM-dependent methyltransferase, translating into MTLRSSGDAQLNADVTWAAFDPIAYVDHNYRDLQAEDAEILSIIRDHFGDHFPRRGGRPVTGIDVGAGANLYPALAMLPWCDEITLFEHSSANVRYLRSQVAAYDGNWDQFWRVLCKNEAYGALDMDPRARFRDVVGVEAGNLFDLVQHEGRWSMGTMFFVAESMTSSHTEFDRGVECFLRALAPGAPFAAAFMEHSKGYHAGEQFFPACDVGIDEVSASLSRFTRDFRTVRLKSSAAVRDGYSGMIVAYGRRNSDSRIPPLG; encoded by the coding sequence ATGACCTTGAGATCCTCGGGGGATGCCCAGTTGAATGCGGACGTCACCTGGGCAGCATTCGACCCGATCGCCTACGTAGATCATAATTACCGCGACTTACAGGCAGAGGACGCGGAGATCCTGTCCATCATCAGGGATCATTTCGGCGATCATTTCCCGAGGCGTGGCGGCCGTCCGGTCACGGGCATCGACGTCGGGGCCGGCGCGAACCTCTACCCCGCACTCGCGATGCTGCCCTGGTGCGACGAGATCACCCTTTTCGAGCACTCCTCCGCCAATGTCCGCTATCTGAGGTCCCAGGTCGCCGCCTACGACGGCAACTGGGACCAGTTCTGGCGTGTGCTGTGCAAGAACGAGGCCTACGGCGCCCTGGACATGGACCCGCGGGCCCGGTTCCGTGACGTCGTCGGCGTCGAGGCGGGCAACCTCTTCGACCTCGTCCAGCACGAGGGCCGCTGGTCGATGGGGACCATGTTCTTCGTCGCCGAGTCGATGACCTCCTCGCACACGGAGTTCGACCGGGGCGTGGAGTGCTTCCTGCGGGCCCTGGCCCCGGGCGCGCCCTTCGCCGCGGCCTTCATGGAGCATTCCAAGGGTTATCACGCGGGTGAGCAATTCTTCCCGGCCTGCGATGTGGGGATCGACGAGGTCTCCGCGAGCCTTTCGCGATTCACCCGCGACTTCAGGACCGTGCGTCTGAAATCCTCCGCCGCCGTGCGTGACGGGTATTCCGGAATGATCGTCGCCTACGGCAGGCGGAATTCGGATTCCCGTATTCCGCCGCTGGGCTGA
- a CDS encoding GNAT family N-acetyltransferase — protein MAALPEERFPSHGGRTGHTYLHDRAFLDRPLTMRGVTEADLPELVRVDREAFPEEPYPYFVLRQLYDVHGDRLLVLDDGERLHGYVLFPAGSDGRQCWIMSLGVTRDQRGRGLGRRLMLEVLRRLRTERVREVRLTVEPTNAAAIMLYRSIGFSSEEGVSRDYFGPGEDRLVMTLNL, from the coding sequence ATGGCGGCACTTCCAGAGGAACGTTTCCCTTCACACGGTGGCCGCACCGGTCACACCTACCTCCACGACCGGGCGTTCCTCGACCGGCCGCTGACGATGAGAGGCGTCACCGAGGCCGATCTGCCCGAACTCGTCCGCGTCGACCGCGAGGCGTTCCCCGAGGAGCCCTACCCCTACTTCGTACTGCGCCAGTTGTACGACGTCCATGGCGACCGGCTGCTGGTCCTGGACGACGGCGAGCGGCTGCACGGCTATGTGCTCTTCCCGGCCGGCTCGGACGGCCGCCAGTGCTGGATCATGAGCCTGGGCGTCACCCGGGACCAGCGGGGCCGGGGGCTGGGCCGGCGGCTGATGCTGGAGGTGCTGCGCCGGCTGCGCACCGAGCGCGTACGCGAGGTCCGGCTGACGGTCGAGCCGACGAACGCCGCCGCGATCATGCTGTACCGGTCGATCGGGTTCTCCTCCGAGGAGGGGGTGAGCCGGGACTACTTCGGGCCCGGCGAGGACCGGCTGGTGATGACGCTGAACCTGTGA
- a CDS encoding alpha/beta hydrolase, giving the protein MKQLTRSAALIAATGVVLGLALPAGASDSDGRAEGLKWSKCEGEGLDERQQCATVSVPMDYSEPDGPKIDIAISRIPSENPAARRGALLMIPGGPGGDSLGDPSGKGQDLPRKVREAYDLIGFAPRGMAPSTAVSCGVETGDLAASTLRPWPAEDGSITRNMAAARRMSDACAENGGELIKHLSTANEARDIDSVRAALGERKLSAWGVSYGTYVGAVYSQLFPHRTDRIVLDSNNNPDHVRVVRAWLAAFEQGTEDVFAEFAKWASRPGNPDRVARTPQEVRARFLDLAARLDREPLPRPGANPPVLNGNELRQEMLSAMYDPDSFPGLARLIRSVEQGTVPPAPPSPPEEVLQNYVGVGAGTICNDSAWPRDAAVYQKDVTESRAEYPLTAGMPRNAMLCAAWPFPPKEAPVRITDRGPSNILLVQNERDPATPLSGARKLRAALGDRAVMVVNDATGHDAYLANGTKCGDRLVSRFLATGERPEKDVYCE; this is encoded by the coding sequence ATGAAGCAGCTCACGAGAAGTGCCGCCCTGATCGCCGCGACCGGTGTCGTCCTCGGTCTCGCCCTGCCCGCCGGTGCGTCCGACAGTGACGGCCGGGCCGAGGGTCTGAAGTGGAGCAAGTGCGAGGGCGAAGGGCTCGACGAACGGCAGCAGTGCGCGACGGTCTCCGTGCCGATGGACTACTCCGAGCCCGACGGCCCGAAGATCGACATCGCCATCTCCCGTATCCCCAGCGAGAATCCCGCCGCACGCCGGGGCGCCCTGCTGATGATCCCCGGCGGCCCCGGCGGCGACAGCCTCGGCGACCCCTCGGGCAAGGGGCAGGACCTGCCCCGGAAGGTGCGGGAGGCCTACGACCTGATCGGGTTCGCCCCGCGCGGGATGGCCCCTTCCACCGCCGTCTCCTGCGGCGTGGAGACCGGCGACCTCGCCGCCAGCACCCTGCGGCCCTGGCCCGCCGAGGACGGCTCGATCACCCGGAACATGGCCGCCGCGCGGCGCATGTCCGACGCCTGCGCCGAGAACGGCGGCGAGCTGATCAAGCACCTCAGCACCGCCAACGAGGCCCGTGACATCGACAGCGTCCGGGCCGCGCTCGGCGAGCGGAAGCTGTCGGCGTGGGGGGTGTCGTACGGCACGTATGTCGGCGCCGTCTACTCCCAGCTGTTCCCGCACCGCACCGACCGGATCGTGCTGGACAGCAACAACAACCCCGACCACGTCCGGGTGGTGCGCGCCTGGCTGGCCGCGTTCGAGCAGGGCACCGAGGACGTCTTCGCGGAGTTCGCCAAGTGGGCGTCCCGGCCCGGCAACCCGGACCGGGTGGCCCGTACGCCGCAGGAGGTCCGCGCGCGGTTCCTGGACCTCGCCGCCCGCCTCGACCGCGAGCCGCTGCCCCGGCCCGGCGCCAACCCACCCGTGCTGAACGGCAACGAGCTGCGCCAGGAGATGCTCTCGGCCATGTACGACCCGGACTCCTTCCCCGGCCTCGCCCGGCTGATCCGGTCCGTGGAGCAGGGCACGGTGCCGCCCGCGCCGCCGTCCCCGCCCGAGGAGGTGCTCCAGAACTACGTCGGCGTCGGTGCCGGGACCATCTGCAACGACTCCGCCTGGCCGAGGGACGCCGCCGTGTACCAGAAGGACGTCACCGAGAGCCGGGCCGAGTACCCGCTGACGGCGGGCATGCCGCGCAACGCGATGCTGTGCGCGGCCTGGCCCTTCCCGCCGAAGGAGGCGCCGGTGAGGATCACCGACCGGGGTCCGTCCAACATCCTGCTCGTCCAGAACGAGCGCGACCCCGCCACCCCGCTCAGCGGCGCCCGGAAGCTGCGTGCGGCGCTCGGCGATCGGGCGGTCATGGTGGTCAACGACGCCACGGGCCACGACGCCTATCTCGCCAACGGCACCAAGTGCGGCGACCGGCTGGTCTCCCGGTTCCTGGCGACGGGTGAGCGGCCTGAGAAGGACGTCTACTGCGAGTGA
- a CDS encoding abortive phage infection protein, translated as MENTEQGISRARFLTGAAALGAAGVAGALLPAGAAGATGGGRRGLRHRGVVYTVGAGETPGTAFSKARMRADLTAIRDELHADTVDVTGDGVERLNSTATEAAERGLRVWLQPTLGDAPERDILDHIAQTGRHAEHLRRQGASVDFSVGCEFWLFVPGIVPGDNVMERIENLLNGTVDWERMQRRLDRFTARAAAVGRSVFHGRLSYAAAQEDKVDWNLFDIVGIDYYSAHADPADHVRELRTYQRFGKPLAITEFGTCTYLGAPEAGGMGWDIVDYDKNPPEIKGDLIRSERTQADHLTGLVDVFESMGLYAAMAFEFVTADAPHRPDSPRHDLDLASYGITKAIKDRPDDPRSDWHWEPKEAYHALARRYGCARSGRPHSQ; from the coding sequence ATGGAGAACACCGAGCAGGGGATCAGCAGGGCGCGTTTCCTGACCGGGGCCGCGGCCCTCGGCGCCGCCGGTGTCGCGGGGGCGCTGCTCCCGGCGGGCGCCGCGGGGGCCACCGGGGGCGGCCGCCGTGGGCTGCGGCACCGGGGCGTCGTCTACACCGTCGGCGCGGGGGAGACCCCGGGCACCGCCTTCAGCAAGGCACGGATGCGCGCCGACCTCACCGCGATCCGGGACGAGCTGCACGCCGACACCGTGGACGTCACCGGCGACGGGGTCGAGCGTCTCAACTCCACCGCCACCGAGGCCGCCGAGCGTGGACTGCGGGTCTGGCTCCAGCCGACCCTCGGCGACGCCCCCGAGCGGGACATCCTCGACCACATCGCCCAGACCGGCCGCCACGCCGAGCACCTGCGCCGCCAGGGCGCGAGTGTCGACTTCAGCGTGGGCTGCGAGTTCTGGCTGTTCGTGCCGGGGATCGTGCCGGGCGACAACGTCATGGAGCGGATCGAGAACCTCCTGAACGGCACCGTCGACTGGGAGAGGATGCAGCGCCGCCTGGACCGCTTCACCGCCAGAGCCGCCGCCGTCGGCCGGTCCGTCTTCCACGGCCGCCTGAGCTACGCCGCCGCCCAGGAGGACAAGGTCGACTGGAACCTGTTCGACATCGTCGGCATCGACTACTACTCCGCCCACGCCGACCCGGCGGACCACGTCCGCGAGCTGAGGACCTATCAGCGCTTCGGCAAGCCGCTCGCCATCACCGAGTTCGGCACCTGTACCTATCTCGGCGCGCCCGAGGCGGGCGGCATGGGCTGGGACATCGTCGACTACGACAAGAACCCGCCGGAGATCAAGGGGGACCTGATCCGCAGCGAACGCACCCAGGCCGACCACCTGACCGGCCTGGTCGACGTCTTCGAATCGATGGGGCTGTACGCGGCCATGGCGTTCGAGTTCGTCACGGCGGACGCCCCGCACCGCCCCGACAGCCCCCGCCACGACCTGGACCTGGCGAGCTACGGCATCACCAAGGCGATCAAGGACCGCCCCGACGACCCCCGTTCGGACTGGCACTGGGAGCCGAAGGAGGCGTACCACGCCCTGGCCCGCCGATACGGCTGCGCCAGGTCCGGGCGCCCTCACTCGCAGTAG